CCACCCTTGTAAGTTTGAGAGTTGTGGCTCAAATCATGACGCTTTAGTTTTTAATGTTGTATCCACATCCCAAGCAGTTTTGGTAGTTCCACGTCATAGAATTTGGATTTAGGTAGGCCAGAGCAATGATACCGGTACTagctttttttcttcaaaaaaaaaattcagtggTTTGATCCGTTGACCATTTTCATTTTGACTGCTACAGTTTCACTGGTCCAAGACATTGGCTAATTgctaagagaaaaaataattgagttaCCTAGTTTAGAGGTTTGTTAGTTCTTTCACCAATCACTAAATCAATTATCAGACTTAACTAAGCTATTATTAGGCCAGCAAATACTGTATAATTTAATTATGGATTCTTATTAGCTGAATAAttgataatgtttttttttttaatgagttcaAGGTAGCTCAATTGATAAGGTCTCTTATTGTGTCGGATATGAGATTTGTGATTCAATCACCATAATATCACCATGCTCTGTCTATGCTCAACCATCATGCAGTAAGTTTGAAATACTTTcttaacccaaaaaacaaaaattgacaaTGCTTCTTGttcttacaaaaataatttaagtctGTCTATGGAGTTCTTTTATGTTTCTATGTTCTGTTGATCGCATCTCCACAAATATTTGGTAGACTTTGACATTTCCTAATTGCCACCTACTTATTCTTTGTTCTTAAATTTCAGGTGAAGTTCAAAGATGATCTTAAAATCGTACAAGATATATCTCACACAGCATACTTGTACATTCACTTCACTATAATTTGCAATAATAAAAGTTCAAAAGCTACAACAAACTCATGGCACAAATTTGAGCTCTCAAAAGCATGCAAAaagcatatatattttaatatccCACAAATGGCGTTGTCTTGCTGGCCATATTCTTAACACCTTTCACTATCATACAAAACTACTACACGGGGAGGGGATCAATCTAACAATTACATTCTTCCTCATGCATTTGGGGAAaatttttcaaactatttacCTGTCCTTGCATCAATAGCACCACCACCGGTACTTCTCATTTCCATGGCAAAATCTTTACAGTTCTGAAAGATCAAACTTACCAGGCATGGCCAATATTCAAGAGGAGTGAGAGGACAGTCACAAGAAGACAAATACAGATCCATGTTGAAACTTCATTCTTTGTAGAGCCAGAAGAAGTTGAAGAAATTGCCGTTGTATTGCTTGCCACAGTTTTGTTGCTCCTGTGTACATTGCCAGCAGGACCTCATGTCAAAAATGAATCATAAGAGTGTGTTGATACATGAATCATAAGAGTGTGTTGATACATGAAGTGATTAAAGAAAAGAACGCCATGTCAAATATTGAACTTACCCTGCTGTTAAATACAAGCAACTATCATAGCCTGCacagtcaaaaaaaaataattgtttagcGAGTCTAGAAATATATTGCACAGTTAATCTTACACAAAACTATATAGTTAAGCAAAGGCCATGTTAAAGCAGCTTTTCAAACTGATAAAATCATGTTAAAGAAGCTTGTCAATTTTATAAATCCTATTCCAATTAATTTGCCAGGGCATTTGCAAGCTGAAGGAAGTTCAAGTTACAAGCAAAGGCCATGTCAAACACATACATATGCTTTTCAGAAAACTAGCTGCATCTGTTAAGCAGATGGTTGGATGTGCTAGAGACAGGTAAAGGAGGGgaaaaatagattttgaggATATTCATATGACAAGAGGTTGGATCCTAATAGTACTCACTTGGGTTCTTATCAACTTTAACTCCATTCCCTCCAAAGCTGCAAGCAATATCAGTAGCCCCATTTTGCTGGTAATAACTGTTGAAGGCATATGATGCATGAGAGATTGTAGTATCTGGCTCATAACAAGGCTGACTAGGCTGAATAGCAGTGCAGTCCACATTCCCCGGACCACAAGCCCAGTCCAAGGCATTCTGCAAATCCTTTTCAGAAGCCTTACTTGAAGCTATGCACCATGTTGTTCCATTTGAACTGGTAACGTTCGACTCTGTAGTCATTACGGCAGCACCTTTTCCATTGAAATCCAGGCTATAGACACTTGTCTGGTCAGGATAAAACAAGCCCCAGTTCCTCTCAGATTCCAACCCTGGCTTTCTATTTTCATTGAACAAAGAAAAGACATACACATCAAGCTCCTCTCCAGGCTTGGCAGGAGTACCAGTATTGTTAATGACATGCCGAATCAAATTGGTATTATAGGTCTGAGCATAATCAGGGGTTGCAGCTGACTCCTTAGGTGATCCTTTGGAAGGCCAGCCCGTTTCAGTGACCATGACTTTAATTGTTCTGAAATTTAGAGCCATCAGCGCAAAATAAAGAGCATCAATCTGGGCATCAAACATGTTTGTGTACAGCAAACCAGTGTTTGGATCAATAACTTCTGAAGATGACTCAAATAGAGCATAGTCTAGAGACACATTGCTCGGAGAGTCTCTGTAAGCATAGTAAGGATAAATATCAATCATGAAAGGTGACTGGTTCTCAGCCAAAAATTCCAGCATGGGCCTCAGGAAAAATGCATGGCTACTATTAAAAGCCCCAGCAGAGGGTGGGAACGATCGGGATAAAACTCCAAGGGAATGGGTACTTGAAACTTTGATCTTCTTGTGTAGACCAACTTTTCTAAGGGCTGCGAGGACATTATTCATGGCAGGTACCACTAAGGCAGAGACATTATTGGGGCTTTCTGTGACTTCAGCACCAACAGTTATGTATGTGATCTTAGTGGCTGGATAGTAAGGAAGGATGCTGTTCTTCAGCCATGTGTCTGCATTTGATTGGAACTGGGAGAAAGGCAATAAGTCTGAATTTGTAATTCCAATCATAAGTTCAACTCCAGTGCTTGAGAAGGCCTTGAGAACCTGAATATTGGAATCATAAATCCTaacatattttatgttatgAAGTTGAACCAGCTGGGCCACTTTATCAGTTGTGGGGAGGTCATCAGCATTTCTTCCATAGCAAACTCCAATTGTGCTTCCCCTGCATAGATCTGTAACAGAAATTGATTAAATTCAAAGTCCTGAAATAAACTGCTGAGGCAGTACAAACAAAGAGAATAACCAGCAACTGCGGCCATCGTGATCCACTTAAACAATGGGAGATATAGAAGCCTTTTATCGAGTAAAAGTCACTTCTTTTTAGCAAACTTATTAAAGTGCACaaacaacacaataaattaAAGGGTAACAATACATTTTAAATGATAATAAcacttatggcctgtttggatggaggggggaaggagggggagtagagtaaagttggctaaaaataagctaattttatgctaaatttacactcctctactctactccccccctcaatccaaacggaccattaaGAATGAGTGAACATGACCTAATGTTTCAACCATCCGATATGACACAGGACAGAACAAATGACTTATATGCAGTCCTTATCcataagagtaatgctatgaACACAGCAAGTTTCAAACGAATAAGTCCAGCACTAACACTACATCATTATCTACTACTAACAATTTGCTACCTCTAAAGGTATTGAAAAAGTTGAGTATTTAGACTTATGTATCCTTAAAGACACACACCATTCGAGCCTTGGTCACAAAGGACAGCAGTCTTACAGACAGCCAGTGGCCTACCGTTTGAAGTTCAAACTACTAAACCCCATTTTTGGGAATTTGGGATGCTAAAAATTTAACAAGGTcatataattaacaaaaatgaC
This genomic stretch from Castanea sativa cultivar Marrone di Chiusa Pesio chromosome 1, ASM4071231v1 harbors:
- the LOC142622898 gene encoding glucan endo-1,3-beta-glucosidase 13-like isoform X1 — encoded protein: MARGFRLVFAASLLLMLLDLCRGSTIGVCYGRNADDLPTTDKVAQLVQLHNIKYVRIYDSNIQVLKAFSSTGVELMIGITNSDLLPFSQFQSNADTWLKNSILPYYPATKITYITVGAEVTESPNNVSALVVPAMNNVLAALRKVGLHKKIKVSSTHSLGVLSRSFPPSAGAFNSSHAFFLRPMLEFLAENQSPFMIDIYPYYAYRDSPSNVSLDYALFESSSEVIDPNTGLLYTNMFDAQIDALYFALMALNFRTIKVMVTETGWPSKGSPKESAATPDYAQTYNTNLIRHVINNTGTPAKPGEELDVYVFSLFNENRKPGLESERNWGLFYPDQTSVYSLDFNGKGAAVMTTESNVTSSNGTTWCIASSKASEKDLQNALDWACGPGNVDCTAIQPSQPCYEPDTTISHASYAFNSYYQQNGATDIACSFGGNGVKVDKNPSYDSCLYLTAGSNKTVASNTTAISSTSSGSTKNEVSTWICICLLVTVLSLLLNIGHAW
- the LOC142622898 gene encoding glucan endo-1,3-beta-glucosidase 13-like isoform X2: MIGITNSDLLPFSQFQSNADTWLKNSILPYYPATKITYITVGAEVTESPNNVSALVVPAMNNVLAALRKVGLHKKIKVSSTHSLGVLSRSFPPSAGAFNSSHAFFLRPMLEFLAENQSPFMIDIYPYYAYRDSPSNVSLDYALFESSSEVIDPNTGLLYTNMFDAQIDALYFALMALNFRTIKVMVTETGWPSKGSPKESAATPDYAQTYNTNLIRHVINNTGTPAKPGEELDVYVFSLFNENRKPGLESERNWGLFYPDQTSVYSLDFNGKGAAVMTTESNVTSSNGTTWCIASSKASEKDLQNALDWACGPGNVDCTAIQPSQPCYEPDTTISHASYAFNSYYQQNGATDIACSFGGNGVKVDKNPSYDSCLYLTAGSNKTVASNTTAISSTSSGSTKNEVSTWICICLLVTVLSLLLNIGHAW